The Candidatus Methylomirabilis sp. nucleotide sequence GCGGTGGACTACCGGGATGTGCGGCGTCTCCGGAATTACGTGACCGACCGGGGCAAGATGATCCCCCGCCGGATCTCCGGCAACTGCGCCATCCACCAGCGCCAGCTGACCCGGGCCATCCGCCGCGCTCGGAGCATCGCCCTCCTCCCCTTTACGGCCGAATTGTCCTGAGGGGACACCGGTGGTGGCAGGGCGGCGGGCGGTGGAGGCGGTCGTCCTCGGGGGAGCCGCCCTGGCGCTCTTCGGGGCCGGCCTCCTCCTCCCGGCCGGGGGCCTCCTGACGGGGCTGAGTCCCGTTCCGCTCCTGGTCCTGGCGGGGTGGCGAGGGCTCCGGGTGGCGGCCGTGGTGAGCGCCGGGACAGCCGCGGCTGCGCTCGCGCTCCCGGGTGGGACCGCCCCCGCCTTCCTCCTGGAGGTCGCGGCGCCCGCCCTGGCGATGGGGGCGGCGGCGCGGCGGGCCACGACCCCGGTGCCGCCCGTTCTGGCCGGGGCCGCGGCCGGGCTCGTCGGCCTCGCCCTCCTGGTGGGCTCCCGGGTCGGCTTCGAGGCGGGCGCGGCCGTCAGGGCGTTCGCCGCGCACGTGGATGGGGTTCTGAACGACCTCATCGCGGGCATGAGCGGCATGGGCCTGCCGGGGGAGCAGGTGCGGGAGATGGCCGCCTGGATGGGCGGCCTGCGCGACGCGGTCGTGGCACTGCTCCCGGGCCTGCTCGCCACCGGGGAGCTTCTGATGGCTGTCCTGGTCTACGGCGCTGCCGGGGCGGTCCTGCGCCGCCTGGGGTCCCCCCTCCCCCCCCTGGGGGAGTGGCGTCTGGCGGACGGCTGGGTGTGGGGCTTCATCGGGACCGGGGTCCTCACGCTCCTCCCCGGCGCCACCGGGCGGTTGGGGATGAACCTTTTCGTCCCGGTGATCGGGCTCTACTTCCTGGAGGGGGTGGCGGTGGCGACCGAGCTGGGCCGCCGCTTCCGGCTGCCGCCCGGGTTCTGGGCCTTCGGGCTCCTGCTCCTCCTGCTGCAGCCGCTCGCCGCCTTCGCGGTCGCGGCGCTGGGCCTCTTTGATATCTGGTGCGGCTTTCGCCGCCGCGAGCGGACCGCCCGGTAGGGGCGCCGCCGCGCGCGGCCCCGGGAGCGTGACGGATGCAGACCAACGTGATCCTGCTCGAGACCGTGGAGAAACTGGGCAAGCCGGGCGATCAGGTGATGGTGGCGGGCGGCTACGCCCGCAACTTCCTCATCCCCCACGGGCTGGCCGTCGAGGCCACCCCCGGCAACCTCCGGGCCCTGGGCCAGATCAAGGCCCGGGCCACCAAGCGACAGGACCGGGCGTTGCGGGAGGCGCAGGAGCTGGCGGAGCGCCTCGCGAGCCTCGCCCTCACCTTTGCCCGGGCGGCCGGGGAGCAGGAGCGCCTCTTCGGTTCCGTCACGGCACTCGATATCGCCGAGGCCCTGGCGAAGGAGGGGGCGCCGGTGGACCGGAAGCGGATCGTCCTGGCGGAGCCCATCAAGGCCCTGGGGGAGTTCCGCGTGCCGGTCCGGCTCCACGCCGGCCTCTCGGCTGAGGTGCGGGTCACGGTCGTCCGGGCCTGAATTCCCCTCCATGACGATCCCGCAGGGCAGGCACGATCGCATCCCGCCCCAGAACCTGGAGGCGGAGGTGGCGGTCCTGGGGGCCATCCTCCAGGAGAGCGACGCCCTCCTCAAGGCCATCGACGCCCTCCGCCCCGACCACTTCTACAGGGACGCCCACCGCCGGATCTTCAACGCCGCATTGACCCTCTTCGGCCGCAGCGAGCCCGTGGACCTCGTCACGCTCACCGACGAGCTCCGCCGGCGGAACGAACTGGAGGCGGTCGGGGGGGCGGCCGCGCTCGCCGCCCTCCTGGAGGCGGTCCCGACCGCGGCCAACGTCACCTACCACGCTCGCATCGTCCGGGACAAAGC carries:
- the rpsR gene encoding 30S ribosomal protein S18; the protein is MKRKRAYQRPKVCKFCVDKIEAVDYRDVRRLRNYVTDRGKMIPRRISGNCAIHQRQLTRAIRRARSIALLPFTAELS
- a CDS encoding DUF2232 domain-containing protein, which encodes MAGRRAVEAVVLGGAALALFGAGLLLPAGGLLTGLSPVPLLVLAGWRGLRVAAVVSAGTAAAALALPGGTAPAFLLEVAAPALAMGAAARRATTPVPPVLAGAAAGLVGLALLVGSRVGFEAGAAVRAFAAHVDGVLNDLIAGMSGMGLPGEQVREMAAWMGGLRDAVVALLPGLLATGELLMAVLVYGAAGAVLRRLGSPLPPLGEWRLADGWVWGFIGTGVLTLLPGATGRLGMNLFVPVIGLYFLEGVAVATELGRRFRLPPGFWAFGLLLLLLQPLAAFAVAALGLFDIWCGFRRRERTAR
- the rplI gene encoding 50S ribosomal protein L9; translated protein: MQTNVILLETVEKLGKPGDQVMVAGGYARNFLIPHGLAVEATPGNLRALGQIKARATKRQDRALREAQELAERLASLALTFARAAGEQERLFGSVTALDIAEALAKEGAPVDRKRIVLAEPIKALGEFRVPVRLHAGLSAEVRVTVVRA